In Crassostrea angulata isolate pt1a10 chromosome 6, ASM2561291v2, whole genome shotgun sequence, a genomic segment contains:
- the LOC128189978 gene encoding GTP-binding protein Rit2-like, whose product MEETIRRPNANSYDGSFRQQINSFSDFGKFDRTLYPRELKRFQTFSEKHSTERVRNFTKTKRGIKNRGDFLRNSSSSSMSNMDTEGKERRMSAISTLSYTSEDCFEENSAERQRFKIVLFGIPGVGKSFFLKQIRTSEFLGTCPDGPDSSCITVPVVLDGQESILDFVEADMYIQNHGWNHPYDAFVMMFSVTDKRSFHYIANRVEQIRKEVGDTKPIYIVANKTDLIRFREVSSQVGLELAKNNNCYYGEVSVPLQLNVDKVLVDITDQLQSGYKTNSMKTLQKPPIKYDQSGKQEEENLRKKSRFSLFTRLRKFFLKKKLKLFPES is encoded by the exons ATGGAAGAAACAATCAGAAGACCAAATGCAAATTCTTACGACGGTAGTTTTCGTCAACAAATCAATTCTTTTTCCGACTTTGGAAAATTTGATCGAACATTATACCCAAGGGAACTTAAACGGTTTCAGACATTTTCTGAAAAACATTCAACCGAACGAGTtcgaaatttcaccaaaacaaAACGGGGGATCAAGAATCGTGGAGACTTTCTTCGAAACTCTTCATCAAGTTCTATGTCAAATATGGATACTGAAGGAAAAGAAAGAAGGATGTCTGCAATATCTACATTGTCGTACACAAGCGAGGATTGCTTCGAAGAAAATTCAGCTGAACGGCAACGGTTCAAAATTGTATTGTTTGGCATCCCAGGAGTAGGGAAATCTTTTTTCCTGAAACAAATAAGAACCTCCGAGTTCCTGGGAACATGTCCTGATG GTCCAGATTCGTCTTGTATCACGGTTCCTGTGGTGCTAGACGGTCAAGAATCCATCCTTGATTTTGTTGAAGCCGATATGTACATTCAG AATCATGGATGGAATCACCCTTACGACGCCTTTGTAATGATGTTCTCTGTCACAGATAAAAGATCGTTTCATTATATCGCAAACAGAGTAGAGCAGATTAGGAAAGAGGTTGGCGACACCAAGCCCATCTACATTGTTGCCAACAAAACTGATCTCATAAGATTTCGGGAAGTTTCTTCTCAAG tcGGATTGGAGTTGGCAAAGAACAACAACTGTTATTACGGTGAAGTGTCGGTGCCTTTGCAATTGAATGTGGATAAGGTACTGGTGGATATTACGGATCAGCTGCAGAGTGGTTATAAGACAAACAGTATGAAAACTTTGCAGAAACCTCCTATTAAATACGATCAGTCGGGGAAACAGGAAGAAGAGAATTTGCGTAAAAAATCGAGGTTTTCACTATTTACTAGATTACGAAAATTcttcttaaaaaagaaattgaaattgtttcCCGAGTCATGA
- the LOC128190569 gene encoding GTP-binding protein Rit2-like codes for MEETIGTTNANSHKRLNSFSDYGKLDRTLYPAERKRFLTFSERNTCERVRNFTKTKRGIKNRGDFLRLSSSSSLSNVETDGQGRKVSALSLFSYTSEDCFEENSARGQRFRIVLHGIPRVGKSCFLKQLRTSEFLGACPDGPDSSCITVPVILDGKESILDFVEAHMYIQNYGWNRTYDAFVMMFSVTDKRSFHYIANIVEQIRKEVGDTKPIYIVANKTDLIRFREVSSQVGMKFAKNNNCYYAEVSVPLQLNVDKLLVDITDQLERCYKTNNTETTVKPSMNTQSGKHQGGRSFKKSRFSLFSRLRKLFFKNT; via the exons ATGGAAGAAACAATCGGAACAACAAATGCCAATTCTCACAAGCGACTTAATTCTTTCTCTGACTATGGAAAATTGGATCGAACATTATACCCAGCGGAACGAAAACGGTTTCTCACTTTTTCTGAAAGAAATACATGTGAACGAGTTCGAAATTTCACAAAAACAAAACGGGGCATCAAAAATCGTGGAGACTTTCTTCGACTCTCCTCATCAAGTTCTTTGTCTAATGTGGAAACTGATGGACAAGGAAGAAAAGTTTCTGCATTATCTCTATTTTCATACACAAGTGAAGATTGCTTCGAAGAAAATTCAGCTCGCGGGCAACGGTTCAGAATTGTATTGCATGGAATCCCGCGAGTTGGGAAATCGTGTTTTCTTAAACAATTGAGAACTTCCGAGTTCCTAGGAGCATGTCCTGATg gTCCTGATTCTTCTTGTATCACCGTCCCTGTAATATTAGACGGCAAAGAATCCATCCTTGATTTCGTTGAAGCTCATATGTATATTCAA AATTATGGATGGAATCGCACTTACGACGCTTTTGTAATGATGTTCTCTGTCACAGATAAAAGATCGTTTCATTATATCGCAAACATAGTAGAGCAGATTAGGAAAGAGGTTGGCGACACCAAGCCCATCTACATAGTTGCCAACAAAACAGATCTCATAAGATTTCGGGAAGTTTCTTCTCAAG tTGGAATGAAGTTTGCAAAGAACAACAATTGCTATTACGCTGAAGTTTCGGTGCCCCTGCAATTGAATGTTGATAAACTACTGGTGGACATCACAGATCAGCTTGAGCGCTGTTATAAGACAAACAACACAGAAACAACAGTTAAACCTTCTATGAATACCCAATCAGGGAAACACCAAGGAGGGAGATCATTCAAAAAATCGAGATTCTCACTATTTTCAAGATTACGaaaactcttttttaaaaatacttag
- the LOC128186859 gene encoding ras-like protein rasU, with protein sequence MLYSNIQLFAMFQYTTPRRVLKLEHKKSVKDAEPSASDKLTFRKTSRTFSSYGKIFTPKQMRESRSMTVSEPSYHLRKKVQYFKNSATGYQKGGYSKFFWKDSLAFCERNLSQQCRVSNTSAICATSKICVVGSPNVGKTSLIQRLINASDISEIKRYEDLEVSKNVIVQLDDEKLNLEFQETDMRMQRYIPRDCDAYILVYSFADRRSLSHVAQIIRQLRNKYRVNKPVFLIANKLDLGNLHIPREDGKILARLHNCKYIEISLLCQPNIDTLLHGIAKQVLFKVDTCIDAEKAEKICNEQLIPRSIPKSKRPIFGLFSKLLKRKKYKGSEEKVF encoded by the exons ATGCTTTATTCAAACATACAACTTTTCGCAATGTTTCAATATACGACACCGCGAAGAGTTTTGAAGCTTGAACACAAGAAGTCGGTAAAAGATGCAGAGCCCAGTGCTTCAGACAAGTTGACGTTCAGAAAGACATCCCGAACATTCTCCAGCTATGGTAAAATATTTACTCCCAAACAAATGCGAGAATCTCGATCTATGACAGTTTCCGAACCATCATATCATCTCAGGAAGAAAGTTCAATACTTTAAGAACTCGGCTACAGGATACCAAAAAGGTGGATATTCCAAGTTTTTTTGGAAAGACAGTCTTGCGTTTTGCGAGCGTAACCTTAGCCAGCAATGTCGTGTTTCTAATACGTCTGCTATTTGTGCAACCTCTAAAATATGCGTCGTTGGGTCGCCAAATGTTGGGAAAACAAGTCTAATACAACGACTTATAAATGCAAGCGATATTTCCGAAATAAAGAGATACGAAG atTTGGAAGTTTCCAAAAATGTCATCGTGCAGCTAGACGATGAAAAGTTGAACCTTGAATTCCAAGAAACCGATATGCGGATGCAG AGATATATACCACGAGATTGTGATGCTTACATCCTGGTGTATTCTTTTGCGGACAGACGGTCACTCTCTCATGTAGCTCAGATAATTCGTCAATTGCGGAACAAATACAGGGTAAACAAGCCAGTATTTCTCATTGCCAACAAACTGGATCTTGGGAACCTGCATATTCCAAGAGAGG ATGGGAAGATCTTGGCAAGACTACACAACTGCAAATACATTGAAATCTCGCTCCTATGCCAACCTAATATTGATACGCTTCTTCATGGTATTGCGAAACAAGTTCTCTTTAAGGTGGACACATGTATAGATGCTGAAAAAGCGGAGAAAATATGTAATGAACAACTCATACCAAGATCCATTCCAAAATCTAAAAGGCCAATTTTTGGCTTATTTTCAAAactcttaaaaagaaaaaaatacaagggCTCTGAAGAAaaagtcttttaa